Within Cellulophaga sp. L1A9, the genomic segment TTAGGTACTGAAGTAAAAGTAAGACTAGAAGATGATGATACGTATAGCTTAGCAGGGAGTGATGTTCGCTTGTTCGAAGATCAACTTACGGATACCGCTGATGATTTTAATGAAAACCCAAATCCAGAAGAAGGTCTTACTCGTTTAGGCTTAGGTGGCGGTGTTAGAAAATGGACCAATAGTACCGTTGTTTACACTACTCAAGGATTAAGTGCATCAGTACAATCTGAATTACAGAAATCTTTTGATGAATGGACGAGTAAAACAAATGTTCGTTTTAAAGAGCGTACTAACGAAACAAATTATGTGACCATCTCGTCTTCGGGATCTAATAGTAATTCTGGTGTAGCAACATTAGGAATGAATGGCGCTTCAGGTTTTATTCGTTTAGGAACACGTGCTACTGCAGTAGTGATCATCCATGAAATTGGTCATACTCTAGGGTATATTCACGAGCAGAATAGAAGTGATAGAGATAATTATATTATTATCAATACCCAAAATATTCAGGAGGATGCTATAGATCAATTTTACAAAAGTAATTCTGCAACATTGGTTACGAGTGAATTTGATATTAACTCTACGATGATGTATGGTAGTTACACTTTTTCTAAAAACGGACAACCTACAATTACAGATCTTAATGGTAATGTATTATCGCAACGTCAAGCAAAAGTTTCTGATCTTGATATTTCAGGAACCAATTCTATTTACCCAGCTGTTGATGGTGGTGGTACTGATGTGCCTGTAGTAGATTCTTGTGATGGAGTTTCGGCTTGGTCTGGTTCTAAGCGATACGCTGTGGGAGACCGTGTGACGTATGCAGGCAGTTTATACGAAAGAGATTTTACAAGATGGACCTTTATTAAAAGCTGTAACTAATTTAAAACGGGGTTAAAGTTTTTTAGGACACATTTGTGTTTTAAATAGATAAAAAGAAACCGCTCGAAAGAGCGGTTTTTTGTTTTCTAATACTAAGTTATGTTAGTCTTTAATGTTGCTTTTTACTTTACGTTTTGTATCATCTTGTGTCAGTTTTTTGATAAAAGCCTCCATTTCATCAGTTAGTAAAAGCTGATTTTGTTCTTTCCAGAAGTCTTTATCGTACTTCATTTTAATTTTGAAAATATCTTTCTGTTCATTCACGTTGCTCTTTACGTCTTCATTCCCGAAACTTTCCTTGGTGTAAAGAACTATTTCCATTTCAAATTTATGAACCATCGGATCATCTTCTAATTTCACATTTAGAACAGCAGTACGTTTAGCTAAGGTCATGAAGTAACGCTTAACAGACGGATCTTCTTTAAAAAACACAGTTATGTCCTGCTGTGCTATAGCACTGTACTTAGGAGTTTTAAATAATTCCTCAGGGTAAAACGGTTTAACAATGCTATTGAAGGATAAAATAGCATTATCATTCGTATTAATGATGTAATGGCCATAGCTTTTGGTCTTCGTGTCGGAATTTAAAGAAGTGAATTCAACCTTGGTGCTAGTACTGTTTTCATAGGGTTTTTCAATGACTTCAAAATCTGGTCCCATTGCATTTATACGAACAAATTCACTTAAAATATTAAATAGAGAAGGAAATTCAAAATAGATGTTATTTTCATCTTTAGGAAGACCTATTTGGCGCATATTTTTAACAGCAACACTAAAATCGTCATCCATAAGTGTTAAACCGCCTCCATATATGGATGTTTTCCGATGTAGATTTCCTTGCATGTCT encodes:
- a CDS encoding M12 family metallopeptidase; this encodes MKQTKRMYQAAMASLVFALCLTSCQKETETTGEDQESVINQETDFTTKYFLGTEVKVRLEDDDTYSLAGSDVRLFEDQLTDTADDFNENPNPEEGLTRLGLGGGVRKWTNSTVVYTTQGLSASVQSELQKSFDEWTSKTNVRFKERTNETNYVTISSSGSNSNSGVATLGMNGASGFIRLGTRATAVVIIHEIGHTLGYIHEQNRSDRDNYIIINTQNIQEDAIDQFYKSNSATLVTSEFDINSTMMYGSYTFSKNGQPTITDLNGNVLSQRQAKVSDLDISGTNSIYPAVDGGGTDVPVVDSCDGVSAWSGSKRYAVGDRVTYAGSLYERDFTRWTFIKSCN
- a CDS encoding carboxypeptidase-like regulatory domain-containing protein, which gives rise to MRLVYIILFVSSLSFSQHQKKGIVYDKDNNEPLEFVSVYNKLNHTTTNKDGKYGFTSVTDSIYFHKVGYDKYATIISNLRDTIFLNRSVFQLNEVVVSNAKTIYQKIKDSISNNYLLKPHSESFFLRAILKRNGAIIRLQDMQGNLHRKTSIYGGGLTLMDDDFSVAVKNMRQIGLPKDENNIYFEFPSLFNILSEFVRINAMGPDFEVIEKPYENSTSTKVEFTSLNSDTKTKSYGHYIINTNDNAILSFNSIVKPFYPEELFKTPKYSAIAQQDITVFFKEDPSVKRYFMTLAKRTAVLNVKLEDDPMVHKFEMEIVLYTKESFGNEDVKSNVNEQKDIFKIKMKYDKDFWKEQNQLLLTDEMEAFIKKLTQDDTKRKVKSNIKD